Proteins encoded by one window of Channa argus isolate prfri chromosome 1, Channa argus male v1.0, whole genome shotgun sequence:
- the LOC137124687 gene encoding ras/Rap GTPase-activating protein SynGAP-like isoform X5 produces MDTSSKTWLPHQGQFGLVGQAEVCCGGAGVLTPNQSRRASFASARQSSMETPPNATPQPFRQPSFLNRRLKGSIKRAKSQPKLDRTSSFRQMILPRFRSADQERTRLMQSFKESHSHESLLSPSSAAEALDLVLDEEAIIKPVHSSILGQEYCFEVTTSSGTKCFACRSASERDKWIENLQRAVKPNKNSAFCFQDNSRRVDNVLKLWIIEARDLPAKKRYYCELCLDDMLYARTTSKPRTDTVFWGEHFEFNNLPTIRSLRLHLYKETDKKRRKVKKEKSTYLGLVSIPISSITGRQFVEQWYPVIQSSVLSKSGGVGSAKVINASLRVKSRYQTMNILPMELYKEFAEYITNNYRTLCAVLEPLLSVKSKEEVAFALVHILQSTGKTKEFLSDMAMCEVDRFMDREHLIFRENTLATKAVEEYLKLIGHRYLKDAIGDFIRALYESEENCEVDPMRVPPSVLADHQANLRMCCELLLCKIINSLCIFPRELKEVFASWRARCAERGREDLADSLISSSLFLRFMCPAIMSPSLFNLMQEYPAERTSRTLTLIAKVMQNLASFSKFGPKEEYMYFMNEFLEMEWGSMQQFLYEISNLDTGGNAGGFEGYIDLGRELSMLHSLLWEVMGQLSKDAILKLGPLPRLLNDISVALRNPQLHMPTNHQPDQPKDRLFSRPSFNRLKSSDFQSLMMRDLNSSIDISRLPSPTTGMSAVESLSSNLNMRRHAERDLRSSREVFYVTRPPLARSSPAYCTSSSDITEPDPKVHSVNKSVSMMDLQDSRMNSISNLNSVGDMLTSSQASIAGLGHSFGNLGGPLRMGGHMPTAGSGLRLSQMGHIGGPTESISQQQQQAAAAMHFPLSFQNPLFHLAAQNSPAQSQPPPPPLLLAPEPENGHPDYAPAFGNSAFSRSEDLSALRSQSSLVQPSIVHSHSYSDDFTRQNQSNDYAWHQLSLQVQESLQQQHLMGVTSQTTTGTGTPASLATPPTTVHPMRQTSMAPPHLKSQRSINTPATATPPKVRPQSRNLLLDSSDTNFSGSHPKSRQTQQQQQQQQQQQQQQQQQQQQQQQQQQQQQQQQQQETQLTDSPAPGLPYQTSSAKENQAPSAAAEESTDTPTKSTKKPQSQLQPPQQHLLKPVVNKQGSGSTLNTPALNERTVAWVSNMPHLSADIESLRPDREGQLKEYSKSMDESRLERVREYEDEIHSLKERLKMSHRKLEEYEQRLMSQEQQTNKILQQYQSRLEDSERRLKQQQMEKDSQIKGIISSLSARSMVGSQDPDYQFQGDQSS; encoded by the exons ACCAGTCTCGCAGGGCAAGTTTTGCCTCTGCACGGCAGTCAAGCATGGAAACTCCTCCCAATGCCACCCCACAGCCCTTCAGACAGCCG AGTTTTCTTAATCGAAGGTTGAAGGGTTCCATCAAGAGGGCTAAAAGCCAGCCCAAACTGGACCGGACCAGCAGCTTCAGACAAATGATTTTGCCCCGGTTTCGCAGTGCTGACCAAGAGCG GACACGCTTGATGCAAAGCTTCAAAGAATCCCACTCCCATGAGTCCCTACTTTCTCCTAGCAGTGCTGCAGAAGCTTTGGACCTAGTTTTGGATGAAGAAGCTATAATCAAGCCTGTCCACTCTAGCATTTTGGGACAAGAGTACTGCTTTGAG GTGACCACCAGTTcaggaacaaaatgttttgcctGTCGCTCAGCTTCAGAGAGAGATAAGTGGATTGAGAATCTGCAACGAGCTGTTAAACCAAACAAG AACTCCGCATTTTGCTTTCAGGACAATAGCCGACGGGTGGATAATGTGCTCAAGTTGTGGATTATTGAAGCTCGAGACCTTCCAGCTAAGAAACGCTACTATTGTGAGCTGTGTTTGGATGACATGTTGTACGCACGCACCACCAGCAAACCCCGGACCGACACGGTCTTCTGGGGCGAGCACTTTGAATTTAACAATTTGCCTACCATTCGTAGCCTTCGCTTGCACCTCTACAAGGAAACGGATAAAAAAAGACGCAAGGTAAAGAAA GAAAAAAGCACATACCTTGGCCTTGTCAGCATCCCCATCTCCAGCATCACAGGCCGGCAGTTTGTGGAACAATGGTACCCCGTTATACAGTCCAGTGTTTTGTCCAAAAGCGGTGGTGTTGGAAGTGCCAAAGTGATTAACGCCTCATTACGTGTCAAGTCTCGCTATCAGACAATGAACATCCTCCCAATGGAGCTGTACAAGGAATTTGCTGAGTACATTACAAACAACTACCGGACACTGTGTGCAGTTCTGGAGCCGCTGTTGAGTGTGAAAAGCAAAGAGGAGGTGGCGTTTGCCCTGGTTCACATCCTTCAAAGCACAGGGAAGACAAAG GAATTCCTGTCTGACATGGCAATGTGCGAGGTGGATCGATTCATGGACCGTGAGCACTTGATCTTTCGGGAAAACACGCTCGCTACAAAGGCTGTGGAGGAGTACCTCAAATTGATAGGTCACAGATACCTCAAGGACGCTATAG GTGACTTCATTCGAGCCTTATACGAGTCTGAGGAAAACTGTGAGGTGGACCCCATGCGTGTCCCGCCATCAGTCCTCGCTGACCATCAAGCCAACCTTCGCATGTGTTGTGAGCTGTTACTCTGCAAGATAATCAACTCTCTCTG catattTCCCAGGGAGCTGAAGGAAGTTTTTGCCTCATGGAGAGCCAGATGTGCTGAGCGTGGAAGAGAGGATCTCGCCGACAGCCTCATCAGCTCCTCCCTGTTCCTTCGCTTTATGTGTCCAGCCATCATGTCCCCGTCCCTGTTCAACCTAATGCAGGAGTATCCTGCAGAGCGCACGTCCCGCACACTCACACTCATTGCCAAGGTGATGCAGAACCTGGCCAGCTTCAGCAA GTTTGGGCCCAAGGAGGAATACATGTATTTCATGAATGAGTTCCTGGAGATGGAGTGGGGCTCCATGCAGCAGTTTCTTTATGAGATTTCCAACTTGGACACTGGGGGAAATGCTGGAGGGTTTGAAGGCTACATTGACCTCGGTAGAGAATTGTCCATGCTCCACAGCTTACTGTGGGAAGTTATGGGCCAGCTTAGCAAG gaTGCTATTCTCAAACTTGGACCTTTACCAAGGCTGTTGAATGACATCAGTGTTGCCTTGAGGAACCCGCAGCTTCACATGCCTACAAATCACCAGCCAGACCAGCCGAAGGACCGACTCTTCTCACGCCCATCTTTCAATCGCCTCAAGTCCTCTGACTTCCAAAGCCTTATGATGCGTGACTTAAATAG TTCAATAGACATCTCTCGCCTGCCGTCCCCTACGACTGGCATGTCAGCTGTAGAGTCCCTCTCATCAAATCTGAACATGAGGCGCCATGCTGAACGAGACCTCCGGTCTTCGAGAGAAGTTTTCTATGTGACCCGCCCACCACTGGCTCGATCCAGCCCTGCTTACTGCACAAGCAGCTCAGATATCACCGAACCTGATCCAAAG gTCCACAGTGTGAATAAAAGCGTGTCTATGATGGACCTTCAGGACTCCCGTATGAACAGCATTTCCAACCTGAACTCTGTGGGAGACATGCTCACCTCTTCTCAAGCCTCCATCGCCGGGCTCGGCCACAGCTTCGGGAACCTCGGCGGTCCGCTTCGTATGGGAGGGCATATGCCAACAGCGGGCTCCGGTTTGAGGCTGAGCCAGATGGGCCACATAGGGGGTCCAACGGAATCCATCtctcagcagcaacagcaggcagcagcagccatgCACTTCCCCCTGTCTTTCCAGAACCCGCTATTCCATCTGGCCGCCCAGAACTCACCAGCTCAGTCTcagcctcctccacctcctctcctccttgCCCCGGAGCCTGAGAACGGCCACCCTGACTATGCTCCCGCCTTTGGCAACAGTGCTTTCTCCCGCAGCGAGGACTTGTCCGCCCTGCGGTCACAGAGCAGCCTGGTGCAGCCCAGCATTGTCCACTCACACAGTTACAGTGATGATTTCACCCGGCAGAATCAGAGCAATGACTACGCCTGGCACCAGCTGTCACTGCAGGTGCAG gAGTCtctacagcagcagcacctgATGGGTGTCACATCTCAGACAACCACTGGAACAGGCACCCCTGCCTCTTTGGCCACACCTCCCACTACAGTTCATCCAATGCGTCAGACATCCATGGCTCCGCCACACCTCAAGTCTCAGAGGTCTATTAACACTCCCGCTACTGCCACGCCTCCGAAGGTTCGCCCACAGAGCAGGAACCTCCTCCTCGACTCTTCGGACACAAACTTCAGCGGCAGTCATCCGAAATCGCGCCAAactcagcagcaacaacagcagcagcagcagcagcagcagcagcagcaacagcagcagcaacagcagcagcagcaacagcagcagcagcagcaacagcaacaacaggaGACACAGCTGACAGACAGTCCGGCTCCCGGGCTCCCTTACCAGACGAGCTCTGCCAAAGAGAACCAGGCCCCATCAGCTGCTGCAGAAGAATCAACGGATACACCAACAAAAAGCACCAAAAAGCCTCAGTCACAACTGCAGCCTCCACAGCAACATTTGCTCAAGCCAGTTGTCAATAAACAG GGTTCAGGGTCGACCTTGAACACCCCAGCCCTCAATGAGCGGACAGTTGCCTGGGTTTCCAACATGCCACATCTCTCTGCTGACATCGAGAGCCTGCGGCCAGACCGTGAAGGTCAGCTGAAAGAGTACTCCAAGAGCATGGATGAGTCACGACTTGAGAGG GTAAGAGAGTACGAAGATGAAATACACTCCTTGAAAGAACGACTGAAGATGTCTCATCGCAAGCTGGAAGAATATGAGCAGAGACTTATGTCGCAGGAACAGCAGACAAATAAGATCCTACAGCAGTATCAGAGTCGCCTGGAGGACAGTGAGCGCCGCCTAAAGCAGCAGCAAATGGAGAAGGACTCTCAAATTAAAGGCATCATCAGCAG TCTTTCAGCCAGGTCTATGGTGGGCTCCCAGGATCCTGACTACCAGTTCCAAGGTGACCAGAGTTCATGA
- the LOC137124687 gene encoding ras/Rap GTPase-activating protein SynGAP-like isoform X4 yields MDTSSKTWLPHQGQFGLVGQAEVCCGGAGVLTPNQSRRASFASARQSSMETPPNATPQPFRQPSFLNRRLKGSIKRAKSQPKLDRTSSFRQMILPRFRSADQERTRLMQSFKESHSHESLLSPSSAAEALDLVLDEEAIIKPVHSSILGQEYCFEVTTSSGTKCFACRSASERDKWIENLQRAVKPNKDNSRRVDNVLKLWIIEARDLPAKKRYYCELCLDDMLYARTTSKPRTDTVFWGEHFEFNNLPTIRSLRLHLYKETDKKRRKEKSTYLGLVSIPISSITGRQFVEQWYPVIQSSVLSKSGGVGSAKVINASLRVKSRYQTMNILPMELYKEFAEYITNNYRTLCAVLEPLLSVKSKEEVAFALVHILQSTGKTKEFLSDMAMCEVDRFMDREHLIFRENTLATKAVEEYLKLIGHRYLKDAIGDFIRALYESEENCEVDPMRVPPSVLADHQANLRMCCELLLCKIINSLCIFPRELKEVFASWRARCAERGREDLADSLISSSLFLRFMCPAIMSPSLFNLMQEYPAERTSRTLTLIAKVMQNLASFSKFGPKEEYMYFMNEFLEMEWGSMQQFLYEISNLDTGGNAGGFEGYIDLGRELSMLHSLLWEVMGQLSKDAILKLGPLPRLLNDISVALRNPQLHMPTNHQPDQPKDRLFSRPSFNRLKSSDFQSLMMRDLNSSIDISRLPSPTTGMSAVESLSSNLNMRRHAERDLRSSREVFYVTRPPLARSSPAYCTSSSDITEPDPKVHSVNKSVSMMDLQDSRMNSISNLNSVGDMLTSSQASIAGLGHSFGNLGGPLRMGGHMPTAGSGLRLSQMGHIGGPTESISQQQQQAAAAMHFPLSFQNPLFHLAAQNSPAQSQPPPPPLLLAPEPENGHPDYAPAFGNSAFSRSEDLSALRSQSSLVQPSIVHSHSYSDDFTRQNQSNDYAWHQLSLQVQESLQQQHLMGVTSQTTTGTGTPASLATPPTTVHPMRQTSMAPPHLKSQRSINTPATATPPKVRPQSRNLLLDSSDTNFSGSHPKSRQTQQQQQQQQQQQQQQQQQQQQQQQQQQQQQQQQQQETQLTDSPAPGLPYQTSSAKENQAPSAAAEESTDTPTKSTKKPQSQLQPPQQHLLKPVVNKQGSGSTLNTPALNERTVAWVSNMPHLSADIESLRPDREGQLKEYSKSMDESRLERVREYEDEIHSLKERLKMSHRKLEEYEQRLMSQEQQTNKILQQYQSRLEDSERRLKQQQMEKDSQIKGIISRLMAVEDELRGGAIPDIKPRILTDQSFSQVYGGLPGS; encoded by the exons ACCAGTCTCGCAGGGCAAGTTTTGCCTCTGCACGGCAGTCAAGCATGGAAACTCCTCCCAATGCCACCCCACAGCCCTTCAGACAGCCG AGTTTTCTTAATCGAAGGTTGAAGGGTTCCATCAAGAGGGCTAAAAGCCAGCCCAAACTGGACCGGACCAGCAGCTTCAGACAAATGATTTTGCCCCGGTTTCGCAGTGCTGACCAAGAGCG GACACGCTTGATGCAAAGCTTCAAAGAATCCCACTCCCATGAGTCCCTACTTTCTCCTAGCAGTGCTGCAGAAGCTTTGGACCTAGTTTTGGATGAAGAAGCTATAATCAAGCCTGTCCACTCTAGCATTTTGGGACAAGAGTACTGCTTTGAG GTGACCACCAGTTcaggaacaaaatgttttgcctGTCGCTCAGCTTCAGAGAGAGATAAGTGGATTGAGAATCTGCAACGAGCTGTTAAACCAAACAAG GACAATAGCCGACGGGTGGATAATGTGCTCAAGTTGTGGATTATTGAAGCTCGAGACCTTCCAGCTAAGAAACGCTACTATTGTGAGCTGTGTTTGGATGACATGTTGTACGCACGCACCACCAGCAAACCCCGGACCGACACGGTCTTCTGGGGCGAGCACTTTGAATTTAACAATTTGCCTACCATTCGTAGCCTTCGCTTGCACCTCTACAAGGAAACGGATAAAAAAAGACGCAAG GAAAAAAGCACATACCTTGGCCTTGTCAGCATCCCCATCTCCAGCATCACAGGCCGGCAGTTTGTGGAACAATGGTACCCCGTTATACAGTCCAGTGTTTTGTCCAAAAGCGGTGGTGTTGGAAGTGCCAAAGTGATTAACGCCTCATTACGTGTCAAGTCTCGCTATCAGACAATGAACATCCTCCCAATGGAGCTGTACAAGGAATTTGCTGAGTACATTACAAACAACTACCGGACACTGTGTGCAGTTCTGGAGCCGCTGTTGAGTGTGAAAAGCAAAGAGGAGGTGGCGTTTGCCCTGGTTCACATCCTTCAAAGCACAGGGAAGACAAAG GAATTCCTGTCTGACATGGCAATGTGCGAGGTGGATCGATTCATGGACCGTGAGCACTTGATCTTTCGGGAAAACACGCTCGCTACAAAGGCTGTGGAGGAGTACCTCAAATTGATAGGTCACAGATACCTCAAGGACGCTATAG GTGACTTCATTCGAGCCTTATACGAGTCTGAGGAAAACTGTGAGGTGGACCCCATGCGTGTCCCGCCATCAGTCCTCGCTGACCATCAAGCCAACCTTCGCATGTGTTGTGAGCTGTTACTCTGCAAGATAATCAACTCTCTCTG catattTCCCAGGGAGCTGAAGGAAGTTTTTGCCTCATGGAGAGCCAGATGTGCTGAGCGTGGAAGAGAGGATCTCGCCGACAGCCTCATCAGCTCCTCCCTGTTCCTTCGCTTTATGTGTCCAGCCATCATGTCCCCGTCCCTGTTCAACCTAATGCAGGAGTATCCTGCAGAGCGCACGTCCCGCACACTCACACTCATTGCCAAGGTGATGCAGAACCTGGCCAGCTTCAGCAA GTTTGGGCCCAAGGAGGAATACATGTATTTCATGAATGAGTTCCTGGAGATGGAGTGGGGCTCCATGCAGCAGTTTCTTTATGAGATTTCCAACTTGGACACTGGGGGAAATGCTGGAGGGTTTGAAGGCTACATTGACCTCGGTAGAGAATTGTCCATGCTCCACAGCTTACTGTGGGAAGTTATGGGCCAGCTTAGCAAG gaTGCTATTCTCAAACTTGGACCTTTACCAAGGCTGTTGAATGACATCAGTGTTGCCTTGAGGAACCCGCAGCTTCACATGCCTACAAATCACCAGCCAGACCAGCCGAAGGACCGACTCTTCTCACGCCCATCTTTCAATCGCCTCAAGTCCTCTGACTTCCAAAGCCTTATGATGCGTGACTTAAATAG TTCAATAGACATCTCTCGCCTGCCGTCCCCTACGACTGGCATGTCAGCTGTAGAGTCCCTCTCATCAAATCTGAACATGAGGCGCCATGCTGAACGAGACCTCCGGTCTTCGAGAGAAGTTTTCTATGTGACCCGCCCACCACTGGCTCGATCCAGCCCTGCTTACTGCACAAGCAGCTCAGATATCACCGAACCTGATCCAAAG gTCCACAGTGTGAATAAAAGCGTGTCTATGATGGACCTTCAGGACTCCCGTATGAACAGCATTTCCAACCTGAACTCTGTGGGAGACATGCTCACCTCTTCTCAAGCCTCCATCGCCGGGCTCGGCCACAGCTTCGGGAACCTCGGCGGTCCGCTTCGTATGGGAGGGCATATGCCAACAGCGGGCTCCGGTTTGAGGCTGAGCCAGATGGGCCACATAGGGGGTCCAACGGAATCCATCtctcagcagcaacagcaggcagcagcagccatgCACTTCCCCCTGTCTTTCCAGAACCCGCTATTCCATCTGGCCGCCCAGAACTCACCAGCTCAGTCTcagcctcctccacctcctctcctccttgCCCCGGAGCCTGAGAACGGCCACCCTGACTATGCTCCCGCCTTTGGCAACAGTGCTTTCTCCCGCAGCGAGGACTTGTCCGCCCTGCGGTCACAGAGCAGCCTGGTGCAGCCCAGCATTGTCCACTCACACAGTTACAGTGATGATTTCACCCGGCAGAATCAGAGCAATGACTACGCCTGGCACCAGCTGTCACTGCAGGTGCAG gAGTCtctacagcagcagcacctgATGGGTGTCACATCTCAGACAACCACTGGAACAGGCACCCCTGCCTCTTTGGCCACACCTCCCACTACAGTTCATCCAATGCGTCAGACATCCATGGCTCCGCCACACCTCAAGTCTCAGAGGTCTATTAACACTCCCGCTACTGCCACGCCTCCGAAGGTTCGCCCACAGAGCAGGAACCTCCTCCTCGACTCTTCGGACACAAACTTCAGCGGCAGTCATCCGAAATCGCGCCAAactcagcagcaacaacagcagcagcagcagcagcagcagcagcagcaacagcagcagcaacagcagcagcagcaacagcagcagcagcagcaacagcaacaacaggaGACACAGCTGACAGACAGTCCGGCTCCCGGGCTCCCTTACCAGACGAGCTCTGCCAAAGAGAACCAGGCCCCATCAGCTGCTGCAGAAGAATCAACGGATACACCAACAAAAAGCACCAAAAAGCCTCAGTCACAACTGCAGCCTCCACAGCAACATTTGCTCAAGCCAGTTGTCAATAAACAG GGTTCAGGGTCGACCTTGAACACCCCAGCCCTCAATGAGCGGACAGTTGCCTGGGTTTCCAACATGCCACATCTCTCTGCTGACATCGAGAGCCTGCGGCCAGACCGTGAAGGTCAGCTGAAAGAGTACTCCAAGAGCATGGATGAGTCACGACTTGAGAGG GTAAGAGAGTACGAAGATGAAATACACTCCTTGAAAGAACGACTGAAGATGTCTCATCGCAAGCTGGAAGAATATGAGCAGAGACTTATGTCGCAGGAACAGCAGACAAATAAGATCCTACAGCAGTATCAGAGTCGCCTGGAGGACAGTGAGCGCCGCCTAAAGCAGCAGCAAATGGAGAAGGACTCTCAAATTAAAGGCATCATCAGCAG ACTCATGGCTGTGGAAGATGAGCTGAGAGGGGGTGCCATTCCTGATATTAAGCCTCGAATCCTCACAGACCAG TCTTTCAGCCAGGTCTATGGTGGGCTCCCAGGATCCTGA